The sequence GCGCGATCTCCTGCAGCGTTTTGCCCACCAGGTTCGGCGGGTTTTGGCCACCCGCCTCGGCGATCTCGATCATTTCAGGCGGGTAGAGGGTGACGGCCCGCTGGAGCGTCTGGCGGACGCCGGCCGGCTGGCGGTTGCTCGGATAGAGGGTCGTGTAGATGTTGCGCGACGACAGGTATCCTGCCTGCAGATCCTGTTCCATGTCGGCGACGCGGGCGTCGGTGGCGTTGCCGAAATACCCCCAAGGCGCCATCAAGACACGCGCCTTCGTTTCCCGGTGCAGGTCGATGACCCGCTTGAGCAGCACCGCCGGGTCGGAGGAGGTGGCCGGCAGGTTCAGGGCCAAAATGGCGCCCCGCTCCTCCAGAGCCTTGGCCAGGCGCCGGATCTCGTCAAAGGTCAATTGCCGGCCCAATTCGTCGTCAAAATCGATGGAGAGACCGTACGCCCCCTGATCCAAGGAGGTCTGCAACTCCTGAATCAGATCCTCGACGGCCGGTTTGGGCTTTTCCTTCACAGCAGGCGGCGGCGGTATCTGGCCGAACTCAAGAGGCGTCTCTTCCGCCACAACAGCGTCGCTCTTCTCCTCCGGTTTCAGCAGCTTAAAGAGGCCCTGGTGGCCAGCGAGGAGCGCGTAATTGACGGGAAGGCCCGCTTTGGCCGCCTGCTGGAGGTGCAAGGTCACATCGTCCTGGGCGATGTCGCCGTAGCCCGATAAGACGGTGGTGACGCCCTGTTTGATCAGGTTATCGAAGGCGTCCGGTCCGTCCATCGTCCCGTCCAGCCGTGAATGAAGGTCCACAAATCCGGGCAGGATGAGCAGGCCTGATGCGTCGATGACTTTCACCTTGGCGGGCGGCTGGATGATGCCGATAAAGGCGATCTTGCCTTTTTTGATCCCAATGTCAGCCTGGTAGCCTTTTTTGCCCGTTCCGTCGACGATGGTCCCGTTTTTGAGGACATAGTCGTAGGCCAAGGGCTTCTTCACCAACTCGATCCCGTGCTTTTCCAGATAGTTCATTCCAAAGTAGATCCCGGCAAAAGTGGCCGCAAACAGGGCGAGCAGCCCTCCCAGGATCGCCAAAAGGCGGTTCATCCGATTCCCCCCATATATAACATGCCGAGATAAAGCAGGGCCAGGCCGATCAGATTCCATACGGCATGGGCCACAATCGCCGGAAGCAGGGTCCTCTCCCTAGATACGACCCGACCAAGCCAACAGCCGGCGGCGTAGAGCGGCAGAAAACGGTAGGCATCACCATGCAAGGCCGCAAAGACGAAGGCGCTGCCATGGATCGCCCTTGTCCACCCCCACCGCCGGGCCAGGGCCGGCAGAAAAAAGCCGCGAAAGAAACACTCTTCCGCCACCGGCGCAAAAATGCCGGCAGCCAACAGGAGCAACAGCAACGTGGGCAGCTCTGGTCCGGAACGGGAGCTGCGAAAAAACTCCTCGACAGGATGGGGCGGCGCAGGAAAAATCAGGTTAATCAAGCCTCCCAACAGGGAGACGAGCAAAAAAAGGAAGACACCTTGAGAAAGCCCCCGGAAAAGCCTCCGTTTCCCCCCGGCTTCCCAGCCCCAGGGCACCAACAGCCCGGACCGACTGCCGTCCATCCTCTTCCATGCCATTTCCCTGTGGACGGTTTCCTCTCGGGGAATTTCCTCCCGGGGCAATTCCTCCCGGCCCATTTCTTTCCGGCGAAACCACGCGCTTGCCCCGAAAGCGATTCCCAACGTCATCGCCCCGACCGCCATGCTTTTGATTATATTCCACTCGGTCATTCCGTTCTCCTTGCCATAGATCGCGACATGTGTCGCAGACCTGATCATTCTTTTCGGGATGACGGGGAAAAATCCCTGCCGACTCGTTTAAATAGGGAGCGAAGACGCGGGAATACTAGGGGGGCAATCAGCCCAAAGGAGGTGCTCAACCTTGGTGCCCTGGTTTAATATCGGCTTATTCGCGCTTGCGCTGGTCATGCTCGCCGTTACTTTCCTGCTCGTCTATTCATGGTTCCAGCGCCAGAGCCGCCGCTCGCCCTTTCCGGTAAAAAGAATATTCGAGGAATACGCCGAAGATCTGAGCCCATTTGTCGGCCCCAAGCGCTTCGACGCCAATCTGTCGCCCCTGCTGCACCACTGCGACGAAGACGCGATCAGCCTATTGCCTCGCTCCCCCCATTCCCTATACTCCTATTGGGAGGTCTCAGGAGAACGGGAGCAGGCGGCCGCTGCGGCCTATCATCCCGACGAGTGGTGGACGGCGCCGCGCCAGATCCGCCTCTATGACATTACGGAGGTAGCCGAACTGGAGCAAGCGCCCTTTCTGGAGATCGACGTGCCTGACAACGCCGATCACTGGTTCATACAGGGTGTCTTGCCGGCTCACCGCTACCGTTTAGCCGTAGGACGACGCTTGACCGAGGGGTTCGTCATCCTGCTCCTTTCGAATGAGATCGTCACCCCGGCGGCGTCGCCTTCATCGGTGATCGATCCAGAATGGCCGCCCATTCCGGAACTGCAAGGCCACGCTTTGCCCATGGTCATGGTCACTTCCCCTGCCGGTCCTTGGACCATCATCCCGCCAAAAACGTCACTGGCCGGAGGCGTTGCCCATGACTAAAGGTTGGATTGCCTTTGTGCTCCATGCCCACCTTCCCTTCGTCCGCCACTTTGATCGGGACGACTACCTGGAAGAGCGTTGGCTCTTCGAAGCCATCACCGAATGTTACCTGCCGTTGCTCTCCGTCTTCGAGGGCTGGCGCCGAGACGGATTGCCGGCGTCCATCACCCTGACCATGAGTCCCACGCTGTTGACCATGTTGGCAGACCCGCTTTTACAGGAGCGCTATGCCAAACATATCTCAAAACTGACCCTGCTCGCCGATCTGGAGATAGAGCGCACGCGAGATGATCCGGCCTTTGCGCCGCTGGCCCAGATGTACCGAGACCGTTTCAATGAGGCGCTGCACACCTTCAACGATCGCTATGGTCGTGATCTGATCGGCGCTTTCCGGCAATTGATGGACGCCGGCATCCTGGAGATCATCCCCTGTCCGGCGACCCATGGCTACCTGCCGCTGATGCGGCCCCACCCAGAGGCGCAGCGGGCGCAGATCGCTGTCGCTGTCGATACCTACCGGGACTATTTTCACCGCTCGCCGCCGGGGATCTGGTTGTCCGAGTGCGCCTTTCACCCCGGTTTGGAAAACATCCTCGCCGACTTCCACCTGCGCTATTTCATCACCGACGCTCACGGAATTCTCTACGCCACCCCCCGGCCGCGCTACGGCCTTCACGCGCCCTTGATGACGCCAGCCGGCGTCGCCGCCTTCGGCCGTGACGTAGAATCGTCAAAACAGGTCTGGAGCAAGGATGAGGGGTATCCCGGCGACGGCGATTACCGGGAGTACTACCGCGACATCGGCTATGACCTGGATTTTGAGTATGTGCGCCCTTTCATCCATCCCGAGGGCATCCGGTTGCATACGGGGTTCAAGTACCACCGCATCACCGACCGGGAAGGCAACCACAAAGAGGCTTATGTGCCAGAATGGGCTGAGGCGAAGGCGGCTGTCCATGCGGGCAACTTCCTCTTCAACCGCTCACGCCAGTTGGAGTGGTTGAGCAGCCTGATGCCTGAGCGACCTCCCCTGATTCTCTGCCCCTATGACGCTGAGTTGTTCGGCCACTGGTGGTATGAGGGGCCGCGCTTTCTCGATCAGGTCATTCGCCAGCAGGGGCAAGTGGACCCGGAAATCGCCTTCATCACCCCTGGGCGTTATCTCGATCAGGCGCCGCGGATTCAGCCGGCCATGCCCAATGAATCGAGTTGGGGCGACGCCGGCTACCATGAGGTGTGGTTGGAAAACAGCAACCACTGGCTTTACCGTCACCTGCACCGCGCGGCGGAGCGGATGGTGCGCCTGTCGAGGGAACAGGGGGACCGGGACGGCTTGTCTCGCCGCGCCCTCAACCAGATGGCCCGCGAACTGCTGTTGGCCCAGAGCAGCGATTGGGCTTTTATCATGAAGACCGACACGGCGGTGCGCTACGCCGTCAACCGCTCTGTCTATCACCTCAACAACTGTTCACATCTCTACGAGATGTTGCGCGGCAAATCGCCCATGGAAGAACAGGTCATCCGCGACCTGGAGGAACGAAGCCCCATTTTCCCGAACATGGACTACCGCACCTACTGTGACGCCGGATCACCCGTCCACTAATCCACGGCCGCCCTCTCCCCAAGAACGGCGAGGGCGGCTATTTGGCATTGCGCTTTATCCCTTTTGGGTTAGGCGGGAGCGTTCGCCCTGCTTTTTGCGGTTGCGCCACTTTATGCGCTGTTTTATGGGCTGTTTTTGGGATGAACCTCTTTGGTGATATCGATGGCGTCGATTTTGGCTTTCAGGTCCTCGTCCTCCCGCAATGGACAGGGACCTTTCCGTTTTCGTTCACAATCCCATACAGCCATCGTCGTATCGACAACCATTTCAATCAGGGGATCATTGGAGATGCCCAGCGCCTTGGCGCGGTCGATGGCGATGGCTCTGGTTTCTTCCTTCGAAAGGGAACGACTGCACGCCCTCTGCTGCACCATAAATGTGACCATCTTGATCGCTTCCATATCGCGTTTCCAATTTTCGACGCCGCTTTTTCTCTGCTGCTGCAATAGCCCGATCACCCAGCCGATCACAGCAGTGAGTAGCGCCTTACATGCTTCGATCACGCTCGGATCTTGCCAAAAATCCGCCATACTCTCTCCCCCCTCATTTTCATCATACGCATGGTCTAAAAAAATGATTTAGACATGAAAAAACCGCAGCGATACTGCGGTTATACCGTTTATACTTTTGTTGCTGCATCATATGGAGCCTGATGTTCTTTACCCGAAAGAGGTTTTACTACCATGAAATCAAACCGTTATAAAGGAAACCGTCGCCTCTCCCGTTGGGTCGAAGAGATCGCTGCCACCGAGCGCGTCGCCTTTATTCGATTTGCCGACGGACAGGCATCGGGACTGGGATTGCGTTTGCTTGAGGGCTATGCCCACCTGTTGTATGTGGTCGCCCTGGAACCTGCGCAGGGATGGTATGCGGTGCACGCCACCCCTGAGTGTTGGACGGAGTTGCCGGCCATCCTGAGGAGCCTTCCCCGCCCCCCTGTGGAGATCCGTTACTCCCGCTAGCGGCTGCGAAAAGGAACCAAGGCGCATCCTTCCGCCTGTCATCGCTCGCGGCATCGCGCGACAATCGGCTAGACAATCGGCTTAATGCCTTGATCCTGTCTGCAATAGCTGACTGAACCCTTTGAAGCGAAAGAGGGACACCGGTCCGCGCCGCTCCGCCAGGTTCGCTTCGGTTTTCACCGTCTTATAGACCTGGAGTGTCTGGGCGGCGATGGCCGACCACGAATAGACCTCCCGCACCTCCCGGGCGGCCTGTTTCGTCATCGCCTTGACGAGCAGTTCATCATCAAGGGCGGTGATGATCTGCTCGGCCAGGGAGTTCACATTGCCCGTCAACGCCTTCAACCCGTTTTGCCGGTGCCGGACGATTTCCGCCAAACCGCCCGTATCAGAGACAACGACCGGCGTTTCAGCGGCCATGCCTTCCAGGGCGACGATGCCAAAGGGTTCGTACAAACTGGGGAACACGGCCACATCAGCAGCCCGGAGCAGCCCTACCTTCGTCGCGCCGTGAACATAGCCGGCAAAATGAACCTTGTCACCGACACCATTGCGGTTGGCCAGGTGTTTTAAATAGTTCATCTGTGTCCCTGTCCCGCCGATAACGAGCTTGGCGGGATGGCGGCGAAGGATCTGGGGCATCGCTTCGACCAGGACCTGCACGCCCTTTTCCCAGACCAGGCGACCCACATAAAAGAGAATCCGCTCATGGTCAGCGGCATAATCGCTGCGGCGAAATCCCTGGGCTTTGGCCGCAGTGAACTCATCGGGATGGACGCCATTGGGGATGACGGCGATCTTGTCGCCAGGCATCTGGAAGATCCGGCCCAACTCCCGCTCCATATGTTGACTGCAGACGATCACCCGCCAGGCCTCATAGCCCAACCACCACTCGACCTGGCTGATATACCGCTGCAGGTCATTGTGCAGGCCGTTGTGACGCCCCCATTCGGTGGCGTGAATGGTGGCGATCAGGGGCTTTTGCCAGCCGTGTTTCAAGGCCCGTCCGGCATAGGCGACCAGCCAATCATGGGCGTGAACAACGTCAAAATCGCCGTATTCACCGGCCACGGCCAGCGCTTTTTCCAGAAAGGCGAAGTTGAGATGATGGATGTCGCCGGCAAAATCGAGGGACCATAAGGAATAGGGATGGATGCGATGGACGGTGACGCCCCGATCCCGCTCGGTCGCCGGCAGGCCGTCTCCCCCCTGGGTGATCACATGGACCTCGTGGCCCTGTTGGGTCAACGCCCCAGACAGCCCGTGAACATGGGGGGCCAGTCCGCCGACGACACGCGGCGGGTATTCCCAAGACAGCATGAGGATTCGCAAAGAAACCCCTCCCGGAACTCTGCAGTTTGAAGACGGGCCAAGCCCCTTTGTCCGTCTCCCCGCAGGCATTGATATTTGTCTGGAGCCGCATAAGGCAGAGGGCCGGGGCCGAGAGCGGCCCCTAGCCGTTGTGCACCTGTATGGTCCAGTTGACGCCGTTGTTGTTGTCCCAGTTGTTGATGGAATCATGGAAACAGAAGTGCATGG comes from Heliomicrobium gestii and encodes:
- a CDS encoding DUF4912 domain-containing protein, whose protein sequence is MPWFNIGLFALALVMLAVTFLLVYSWFQRQSRRSPFPVKRIFEEYAEDLSPFVGPKRFDANLSPLLHHCDEDAISLLPRSPHSLYSYWEVSGEREQAAAAAYHPDEWWTAPRQIRLYDITEVAELEQAPFLEIDVPDNADHWFIQGVLPAHRYRLAVGRRLTEGFVILLLSNEIVTPAASPSSVIDPEWPPIPELQGHALPMVMVTSPAGPWTIIPPKTSLAGGVAHD
- a CDS encoding DUF4911 domain-containing protein — encoded protein: MKSNRYKGNRRLSRWVEEIAATERVAFIRFADGQASGLGLRLLEGYAHLLYVVALEPAQGWYAVHATPECWTELPAILRSLPRPPVEIRYSR
- a CDS encoding glycoside hydrolase family 57 protein, with translation MTKGWIAFVLHAHLPFVRHFDRDDYLEERWLFEAITECYLPLLSVFEGWRRDGLPASITLTMSPTLLTMLADPLLQERYAKHISKLTLLADLEIERTRDDPAFAPLAQMYRDRFNEALHTFNDRYGRDLIGAFRQLMDAGILEIIPCPATHGYLPLMRPHPEAQRAQIAVAVDTYRDYFHRSPPGIWLSECAFHPGLENILADFHLRYFITDAHGILYATPRPRYGLHAPLMTPAGVAAFGRDVESSKQVWSKDEGYPGDGDYREYYRDIGYDLDFEYVRPFIHPEGIRLHTGFKYHRITDREGNHKEAYVPEWAEAKAAVHAGNFLFNRSRQLEWLSSLMPERPPLILCPYDAELFGHWWYEGPRFLDQVIRQQGQVDPEIAFITPGRYLDQAPRIQPAMPNESSWGDAGYHEVWLENSNHWLYRHLHRAAERMVRLSREQGDRDGLSRRALNQMARELLLAQSSDWAFIMKTDTAVRYAVNRSVYHLNNCSHLYEMLRGKSPMEEQVIRDLEERSPIFPNMDYRTYCDAGSPVH
- a CDS encoding glycosyltransferase family 4 protein is translated as MRILMLSWEYPPRVVGGLAPHVHGLSGALTQQGHEVHVITQGGDGLPATERDRGVTVHRIHPYSLWSLDFAGDIHHLNFAFLEKALAVAGEYGDFDVVHAHDWLVAYAGRALKHGWQKPLIATIHATEWGRHNGLHNDLQRYISQVEWWLGYEAWRVIVCSQHMERELGRIFQMPGDKIAVIPNGVHPDEFTAAKAQGFRRSDYAADHERILFYVGRLVWEKGVQVLVEAMPQILRRHPAKLVIGGTGTQMNYLKHLANRNGVGDKVHFAGYVHGATKVGLLRAADVAVFPSLYEPFGIVALEGMAAETPVVVSDTGGLAEIVRHRQNGLKALTGNVNSLAEQIITALDDELLVKAMTKQAAREVREVYSWSAIAAQTLQVYKTVKTEANLAERRGPVSLFRFKGFSQLLQTGSRH
- a CDS encoding CPBP family intramembrane glutamic endopeptidase, whose translation is MINLIFPAPPHPVEEFFRSSRSGPELPTLLLLLLAAGIFAPVAEECFFRGFFLPALARRWGWTRAIHGSAFVFAALHGDAYRFLPLYAAGCWLGRVVSRERTLLPAIVAHAVWNLIGLALLYLGMLYMGGIG
- a CDS encoding amidohydrolase family protein, whose amino-acid sequence is MNRLLAILGGLLALFAATFAGIYFGMNYLEKHGIELVKKPLAYDYVLKNGTIVDGTGKKGYQADIGIKKGKIAFIGIIQPPAKVKVIDASGLLILPGFVDLHSRLDGTMDGPDAFDNLIKQGVTTVLSGYGDIAQDDVTLHLQQAAKAGLPVNYALLAGHQGLFKLLKPEEKSDAVVAEETPLEFGQIPPPPAVKEKPKPAVEDLIQELQTSLDQGAYGLSIDFDDELGRQLTFDEIRRLAKALEERGAILALNLPATSSDPAVLLKRVIDLHRETKARVLMAPWGYFGNATDARVADMEQDLQAGYLSSRNIYTTLYPSNRQPAGVRQTLQRAVTLYPPEMIEIAEAGGQNPPNLVGKTLQEIAQERGAAPGVVAREMASAGLVRIVLRTTTLERIDRLAGSPFVSLTVDSGMGSATQYSPDALKEFLGRSVRDQNKIPWEEAALKLSGRPSALLGLEDRGTVEKGKWADLVLIDPKLLPPSTEKKSGIRHVFVNGALAFSKGKMLQEGQGKGQLLRFKGKPIMPEPAPEPKTSPVPGPSDEEEEE